The Nitrospira sp. sequence TCCGAAGCAGTAGGGGGATCGGCTCGTTTCTCAAAGGCGAAGTGAATGATGAGGACGATCACCCCGACGGTAATCGCAGAATCCGCCACATTGAATGCAGGCCAGTGGTAGTTGTCGATATAGACATCCAGAAAGTCGATCACTTCTCCAAAACGCAGCCGGTCGATGAGGTTCCCGATCGCGCCACCGAGAATTCCTGCAACACTGACACGCCCCATCCAATCCTCTTCCGGCATCCGTAGCAGAATCGTGCCCAGCAGGCCAAGGGCAAAAATCGACGTCAACCCAAAGAAGACCATCCGAAACGCGTTGCTGCTCCCGGCCAGCAAACCGAATGCCGCACCGGGATTTCGAATGTACGTCAAACTGAAGAGGTTGGGAATGATGGGGATCGATTCATGGAGCCGCATGGTTTTCATGATCTGCTGTTTCGTCAGTTGATCCAGGAAAATGATGCTGCCGGTCACCGACGCCAAGGCCAGATTCCGCAAGGTAAGGCCACTCAACGGATTGCCTCCAGGCACCGGTCACAGAGGGTAGGATGGTCGGGGAAGGTTCCGACAGCCGGCCGGTAGTTCCAGCAGCGCTCGCATTTGCCATGCGCCGACTTGGTTACGGAGACGGCGAGATCGGACGTCGCATCGGGCCGTTGATCAACGCTCACCTGCGAGACGATAAACAAAGCGCCCAAATCCTCGGGCGAGATATCCAGCCACTGACCGGTCGGCACATCGGTGGTGAGATGAACATGCGCTTCGAGCGAAGAGCCAATGACTTTCTCGCGGCGCCGTTCCTCCAAAACTCCTTGGACCTGCGCACGATATTTCAGCAGTCGCTCCCACCGTTCCGCCAGCCTCGCATCGGCCCAAGCCGGATCCGGCTCGGGAAACGAGGCGAGATGCACGCTCGTGGTTTCCATCCCTCCGGGTACCTGCGCGGCCAGCGTCCGCCAGATTTCTTCCGCCGTGAAACTCAATACCGGCGCCATGAGTTTTGACAGCGTCACCGCGACTTCAAACAGGACGGTCTGTGACCCTCGCCTCAAAGGTGAGTCGGCGCGGAAGGTATAGAGTCGATCCTTGAGAATGTCGAGATACACGGCGCTGAGGTCGACCGCGCAAAAATTGTTCAGGGCATGGAAGATCGTGTGGAACTCGAAATCTTCATACGCTCGTCGCACCTTCGTAATCAGTCCACCAAGACGCAGTAGTGCCCAACGGTCCAACTCGGGTAACTGCTCGTAGGGAACACGATGCGCCGCCGGATCAAAATCGTACAGATTGCTCAGTAAGAAGCGGGACGTGTTGCGGATCTTCCGATAGGCCTCGATCAGATGATTCAAGATCTCCTGCGAGATGCGGAGATCCTCACGATAGTCTTGAGCCGCCACCCACAAGCGGAGGATTTCCGCGCCCGACTGCTTGATGACGTCCTGGGGCGCGACGACATTGCCGGCCGACTTGGACATCTTCTTGCCCTGCCCGTCCACGACGAAGCCATGGGTCAATACCGCTTGATACGGCGCCCGATGATCGGTTGTGATTCCGGCCAGCAGGGCGCTATGAAACCAACCGCGATGTTGGTCAGAACCTTCAAGATACAAATCAGCCGGCCACCACTTCCTCGATTTCAAGACTGCCGCGTAACTGACGCCGGATTCAAACCACACATCGAGAATGTCACGTTCCTTCTCAAACTTGGTACCTCCGCACTTCGGACATGCCGTTCCTGCGGGCAATAAATCAAGCGCAGATCGTTCGAACCAGACATCCGCCCCCTTCGATTCCATCAACGCGGCGACATGCTCGATCACGACAGGGTCGGCAAGGACATGATGACAGGTATGACACGTAAACCCAGGAATCGGCACGCCCCACACCCGCTGACGCGAAAGACACCAGTCCGGACGGTTTTCAATCATGCCGAAGATCCGATCGCGGCCATAGCTTGGGATCCATCGGACCCGTTCGATTTCCACCAGTGTTTCTCTTCGCAAATCATTCGTCTCCATAGAGACGAACCACTGCTCGGTCGCACGAAAGATCACCGGATTCTTGCACCGCCAACAGTGCGGATAGGAATGGTTCAACAAGCCATGACCGAGCAAACGTCCATTCGCCTTGAGGTATTCGACAATCTTTGGATTCGCCTTCAAGACATGCTGTCCGGCGAATTCCTTCACGACCGGCGTGAATCGCCCGCCATTGTCGACCGGCGCCAGGATTTCGAGTCGTTCACCTGGTGACGCCTTGGCGTTGTGTTCCAGGACGAGGAGATAGTCCTCCATCCCGTGGCCAGGGGCGATGTGTACGCAGCCGGTTCCCTGCTCGAGGGTTACAAAGTCTCCGAGTAGGATAGGTGACAAGCCGGTGGAAAGGGGGCGTTGTGTCTCCAACCCCTCGAATCCTTCTCCGCCTTTCTTCACCCCCACCGCGCGATAATCAGTGAGCCCACAAGACTTGGCAACGCTCTCCAGAAGTTTCTCCGCCACAATCAGCAGTTCATCACCGACTTGGACGAAGACATAATCGAAATCACGATGGAGACAGACCGCTTGATTGGCCGGTAAGGTCCAGGGTGTTGTCGTCCAGATGACGACGGAGACCAGCTTCATTCCTTCCGGAAAGGAGATCCCGGGAAAGGCCTTTGCCAAAACAAGGGGCGAGGTGACGACCGGAAACTTCACATAGATCGATGGCGAGGTGTGGTCATCATACTCGACTTCCGCTTCCGCCAGTGCCGTTTGATCGTGGGTGCACCAGAGTACGGGCTTGAGGCCCTTGTACACCCCTCCATGCTCGACAAATTTCCCGAACTCGCGAATAATCGTCGCTTCATAGCCAGGGGTCATGGTGAGGTACGGGTGGTCCCATTCTCCCAGCACTCCGAGTCGCTTGAACTCATCTCGCTGGATGTTGACGTATCGTTCGGCATACTCACGGCAGAGCCGACGAATCGCCGACACATCTAAGTCCTTCTTCTTGTCGCCCAGTTCCTTCATGACTTGATGTTCGATCGGCAACCCGTGGCAGTCCCATCCGGGCACATACGGCGCGTGGAAGCCTGCCATGGTTTTGGACTTGACGATGATATCTTTCAGAATTTTGTTGAGGGCATGTCCGATATGAATTCGGCCGTTGGCATACGGAGGGCCATCGTGAAGTACATACCGAGGCCGTCCCGCACCCGTCGCTTGGATTCGGTCATAGAGCTTCTGTTGCTCCCACCAGACCAGCATCTCCGGTTCCCGCTGCGGCAAGTTGGCCTTCATCGGGAAATCGGTTTTGGGAAGGTTAAGTGTTGACTTATAGTCCATAGACACTGGGATCCACGCTCTCACCAGGTAATCATACAGAATTGAGGGAATATACCGGAACGGAGGGGGGAGGCACCAGTCTTAACTGACGGCCATCATGCGATCGAGCGCGACCTTCGCCCAACGCTTGTCGTCCTCCGCTACCACGATATGGTTTATAACCTGACCTTCGGCCAGATTCTCCATGGCCCAGCAGAGGTGTGCCGCATCGATCCGGAACATGGTGGCGCACTGACAGACCGTGGAGGACAGGAAGAATACCTTTTTATCGGT is a genomic window containing:
- the lspA gene encoding signal peptidase II, which codes for MRNLALASVTGSIIFLDQLTKQQIMKTMRLHESIPIIPNLFSLTYIRNPGAAFGLLAGSSNAFRMVFFGLTSIFALGLLGTILLRMPEEDWMGRVSVAGILGGAIGNLIDRLRFGEVIDFLDVYIDNYHWPAFNVADSAITVGVIVLIIHFAFEKRADPPTASETSSVP
- the ileS gene encoding isoleucine--tRNA ligase, which encodes MDYKSTLNLPKTDFPMKANLPQREPEMLVWWEQQKLYDRIQATGAGRPRYVLHDGPPYANGRIHIGHALNKILKDIIVKSKTMAGFHAPYVPGWDCHGLPIEHQVMKELGDKKKDLDVSAIRRLCREYAERYVNIQRDEFKRLGVLGEWDHPYLTMTPGYEATIIREFGKFVEHGGVYKGLKPVLWCTHDQTALAEAEVEYDDHTSPSIYVKFPVVTSPLVLAKAFPGISFPEGMKLVSVVIWTTTPWTLPANQAVCLHRDFDYVFVQVGDELLIVAEKLLESVAKSCGLTDYRAVGVKKGGEGFEGLETQRPLSTGLSPILLGDFVTLEQGTGCVHIAPGHGMEDYLLVLEHNAKASPGERLEILAPVDNGGRFTPVVKEFAGQHVLKANPKIVEYLKANGRLLGHGLLNHSYPHCWRCKNPVIFRATEQWFVSMETNDLRRETLVEIERVRWIPSYGRDRIFGMIENRPDWCLSRQRVWGVPIPGFTCHTCHHVLADPVVIEHVAALMESKGADVWFERSALDLLPAGTACPKCGGTKFEKERDILDVWFESGVSYAAVLKSRKWWPADLYLEGSDQHRGWFHSALLAGITTDHRAPYQAVLTHGFVVDGQGKKMSKSAGNVVAPQDVIKQSGAEILRLWVAAQDYREDLRISQEILNHLIEAYRKIRNTSRFLLSNLYDFDPAAHRVPYEQLPELDRWALLRLGGLITKVRRAYEDFEFHTIFHALNNFCAVDLSAVYLDILKDRLYTFRADSPLRRGSQTVLFEVAVTLSKLMAPVLSFTAEEIWRTLAAQVPGGMETTSVHLASFPEPDPAWADARLAERWERLLKYRAQVQGVLEERRREKVIGSSLEAHVHLTTDVPTGQWLDISPEDLGALFIVSQVSVDQRPDATSDLAVSVTKSAHGKCERCWNYRPAVGTFPDHPTLCDRCLEAIR